In Stenotrophomonas sp. ESTM1D_MKCIP4_1, a single genomic region encodes these proteins:
- a CDS encoding crotonase/enoyl-CoA hydratase family protein, protein MSTIEKLPTSGSPYSTIRTDDRNDDTAHWLFMHADAATGIRPCCRKDMLDEMWSYMSAITRGPAQRHSGQLRHFVLASDAAAYNLGGDLDLFTRLIREGNRDLLLTYAQRCVEGVHHLHTGFGGDVRSIALIQGDALGGGLEMALACHTIVAEEGCGMGLPEVLFGLFPGMGAYSFLCRRVSPQLAEKIILDGRIYSAEEMHAMGVVDVLVKKGEGRAAVEDMIRHQQRLPQSYLAMNAARNLAQAVSYDELLEITKVWVDSALALGDRSLRTMDRLIKAQTRRAGLDAA, encoded by the coding sequence ATGAGCACCATCGAAAAGCTGCCGACCAGTGGTTCGCCCTACTCCACCATCCGTACCGACGACCGCAATGACGACACGGCCCACTGGCTGTTCATGCATGCCGACGCAGCCACCGGCATCCGCCCGTGCTGCCGCAAGGACATGCTGGATGAAATGTGGAGCTACATGAGCGCCATCACCCGCGGCCCGGCGCAGCGCCACAGCGGGCAGCTGCGCCACTTCGTGCTGGCTTCCGATGCCGCGGCGTACAACCTGGGCGGTGACCTGGACCTGTTTACCCGCCTCATCCGCGAGGGCAACCGGGATCTGCTGCTGACCTACGCCCAGCGCTGCGTTGAAGGCGTGCACCACCTGCACACCGGCTTCGGCGGCGACGTGCGCTCCATTGCCCTCATCCAGGGCGATGCCCTGGGCGGCGGCCTGGAAATGGCCCTGGCCTGCCACACCATCGTGGCCGAGGAAGGCTGCGGCATGGGCCTGCCGGAAGTGCTGTTCGGCCTGTTCCCGGGCATGGGTGCGTACTCGTTCCTGTGCCGCCGGGTGTCGCCGCAGCTGGCCGAGAAGATCATCCTCGACGGCCGCATCTACTCGGCCGAGGAAATGCACGCCATGGGCGTGGTCGATGTGCTGGTGAAGAAGGGCGAAGGCCGTGCCGCCGTGGAAGACATGATCCGCCACCAGCAGCGCCTGCCGCAGTCGTACCTGGCGATGAACGCGGCACGCAACCTGGCGCAGGCGGTCAGCTACGACGAGCTGCTGGAAATCACCAAGGTGTGGGTCGATTCCGCGCTTGCGCTGGGTGACCGCTCGCTGCGCACGATGGACCGCCTGATCAAGGCGCAGACCCGCCGCGCCGGCCTCGACGCGGCCTGA
- a CDS encoding NAD-dependent succinate-semialdehyde dehydrogenase, with protein sequence MSAAPTTAISRDPATGQVIANYSFATPAELEAILQRGQAGFAAWSAQSLDARAGVLRAMAAVLRRDREPLAALATAEMGKVHAEALAEIEKCAVLCDWYAENGASFLRDEPTQVANDKAYVSYLPLGVVLGIMPWNFPYWQVMRAAVPILMGGNGFLLKPAENIVGTAQLLDAAWREAGLPDGTFIAANISREGTSAAIADDRIAAVTLTGSVAAGRSIAAQAGQALKKVVLELGGSDPFIVLADADLDAAVDAAVASRFQNTGQVCIAGKRIIVEDAVYERFVAQFCQKVQALTVGDGREAGNRIGPMARQDLLEQLDAQVRATVDAGAQLLVGGHQLERAGSFYAPTVLAGVEPGMQAFDTETFGPVASITRARDAYHAVELANQSEFGLSGNLWTGNRERAMQLARRLQTGGVFVNGFSASDPRVPIGGVKKSGFGRELSHFGIREFVNAQTVWFDKR encoded by the coding sequence ATGTCCGCTGCCCCCACCACCGCCATTTCCCGCGATCCGGCCACCGGCCAGGTCATCGCCAACTACTCCTTCGCCACCCCCGCTGAACTGGAAGCCATCCTGCAACGCGGACAGGCCGGCTTTGCCGCCTGGAGCGCCCAGTCGCTGGACGCGCGCGCTGGCGTGCTGCGCGCCATGGCTGCCGTGCTGCGGCGTGACCGCGAGCCGCTGGCCGCGCTGGCCACCGCCGAAATGGGCAAGGTGCACGCCGAGGCGCTGGCCGAGATCGAGAAGTGCGCCGTGCTGTGCGACTGGTATGCCGAAAACGGTGCCTCCTTCCTTCGCGACGAACCCACCCAGGTGGCCAATGACAAGGCCTACGTGTCCTACCTGCCGCTGGGCGTGGTGCTGGGCATCATGCCGTGGAACTTCCCGTACTGGCAGGTGATGCGCGCGGCCGTGCCGATCCTGATGGGCGGCAATGGCTTCCTGCTGAAGCCGGCCGAGAACATCGTCGGCACCGCGCAGCTGCTCGATGCGGCCTGGCGCGAGGCTGGGCTGCCGGACGGCACCTTCATCGCCGCCAACATCAGCCGCGAGGGCACCAGTGCGGCCATCGCCGATGATCGCATCGCCGCCGTCACCCTCACCGGCAGCGTCGCCGCAGGCCGCAGCATCGCCGCCCAGGCCGGGCAGGCATTGAAGAAGGTGGTGCTGGAGCTGGGCGGCTCCGATCCGTTCATCGTGCTGGCCGATGCCGATCTCGATGCCGCCGTGGATGCGGCCGTGGCCTCGCGCTTCCAGAACACGGGGCAGGTGTGCATTGCCGGCAAGCGCATCATCGTTGAAGACGCGGTCTACGAGCGTTTCGTGGCGCAGTTCTGCCAGAAGGTACAGGCGCTGACCGTCGGTGATGGCCGCGAGGCCGGCAACCGCATCGGTCCGATGGCGCGGCAGGACCTGCTGGAACAGCTGGATGCGCAGGTGCGGGCCACAGTCGATGCCGGTGCGCAGCTGCTGGTCGGCGGTCATCAGCTGGAACGCGCGGGCAGTTTCTACGCGCCCACCGTGCTGGCCGGGGTGGAACCGGGCATGCAGGCCTTCGATACCGAAACCTTCGGCCCGGTCGCCTCGATCACCCGTGCACGCGACGCCTACCATGCGGTGGAACTGGCCAACCAGAGCGAGTTCGGCCTCAGCGGCAACCTGTGGACCGGTAACCGGGAACGCGCCATGCAGCTGGCCCGGCGGCTGCAGACCGGTGGCGTGTTCGTCAACGGTTTCTCCGCCTCCGACCCGCGCGTGCCGATCGGTGGCGTGAAGAAGAGCGGTTTCGGCCGCGAGCTCTCGCATTTCGGCATCCGTGAGTTCGTCAACGCGCAGACCGTCTGGTTCGACAAGCGTTGA
- a CDS encoding helix-turn-helix transcriptional regulator, with product MMRSESERKELGGFLKACRARVDPATLGLPAGRRRTPGLKREEVALAIGVSVSWYTWIEQGREVRASPEVLERLATVLRLSDDERAYAFALSGYGVPLESPDESVTEGLRQLVEAMQPIPAYVRNTRFDILAWNAAIADLFVDYSQFPPNQRNTLWLMFLYAPYRERILNWEEMTRGLLAGFRAAMAQAPDKTPFLALAEDISAHSEEFRRWWPEHDVRRFDEGAKKLMHPTRGLLDLQYVALVPESRHDLSLVTYLPRK from the coding sequence ATGATGCGCAGCGAAAGCGAACGGAAGGAACTTGGCGGCTTCCTGAAAGCCTGCCGCGCCCGTGTCGATCCCGCCACGCTCGGCCTGCCGGCCGGGCGTCGGCGCACCCCCGGGCTGAAGCGCGAGGAAGTGGCGCTGGCCATCGGGGTCAGCGTCAGCTGGTACACCTGGATCGAGCAGGGCCGCGAGGTGCGCGCCTCACCGGAAGTGCTCGAGCGCCTGGCCACGGTGCTGCGCCTGAGCGATGACGAGCGCGCCTATGCCTTTGCACTGTCCGGTTACGGCGTGCCGCTGGAATCGCCGGACGAGAGCGTGACCGAGGGTCTGCGCCAGCTGGTGGAGGCGATGCAGCCGATTCCGGCCTACGTGCGCAATACGCGCTTTGACATCCTGGCGTGGAACGCGGCGATTGCGGATCTGTTCGTGGATTACAGCCAGTTCCCGCCGAACCAGCGCAATACGCTGTGGCTGATGTTCCTGTACGCGCCTTACCGCGAGCGCATCCTCAACTGGGAGGAGATGACCCGCGGGCTGCTGGCCGGGTTCCGCGCGGCGATGGCGCAGGCGCCGGACAAGACGCCCTTCCTGGCGCTGGCCGAGGATATTTCGGCGCACAGCGAGGAATTCCGGCGGTGGTGGCCGGAGCATGACGTCCGTCGTTTCGACGAAGGGGCGAAGAAGCTGATGCACCCCACCCGCGGTCTGCTGGACCTGCAGTACGTGGCCCTGGTGCCGGAGAGCCGGCACGATCTTTCGCTGGTGACCTACCTGCCGCGGAAGTAG
- a CDS encoding acetolactate synthase large subunit, with product MSKGSDLLVAALENEGVERIFGIPGEENLDVVESLRHSSIELVITRHEQAAVFMAATYGRLTGKPGVCLATLGPGALNFTTGAAYALLGAWPVIMITGQKGIVASKQARFQIVDIVSTMKPLTKLARQIVSARTIPTIVREAFRVAQEERPGPVLLELPEDIAATEVEGVSLIPTHAVDRPIASPEALDRAAEIIRGAKRPLLMIASAASRPQSSEALSAFVQRAGIPFFTTQMGKGAVAGGSGLYMGTAALTERDYVHMAIDQADVIVTIGHEVTEKPPFVMRPGGPTVIHIGYSQAAVEQVYFPQVEVIGDIGRSLTQLADRIEGGVAHADALLPLRATILEHLADRAGEDGFTPQRLVHDVRQVMPPDGIVALDNGMYKIWFARNYRTQVANTLLLDNALATMGAGLPSAIMAAILYPQRRVLAVCGDGGFMMNSQELETARRLGLNLVVLILNDGAYGMIRWKQAVDGFTDYGMTFSNPDFVKYAEAYGCRGHEVTAIEQFIPALEAAFQEGGVHLVSVPVDYSENQRVLVDELRQAFPGSG from the coding sequence ATGTCCAAGGGTTCAGATCTGCTTGTCGCCGCACTTGAGAACGAAGGCGTCGAGCGCATTTTCGGTATTCCCGGCGAAGAGAATCTCGACGTGGTCGAGTCGCTGCGCCATTCCAGCATCGAACTGGTCATCACCCGCCACGAGCAGGCGGCGGTGTTCATGGCCGCTACCTACGGGCGCCTCACCGGCAAGCCGGGCGTCTGCCTGGCCACGCTCGGGCCGGGCGCGCTGAACTTCACCACCGGCGCGGCGTATGCGCTGCTGGGGGCGTGGCCGGTCATCATGATCACCGGCCAGAAGGGCATCGTCGCCAGCAAGCAGGCGCGTTTCCAGATCGTGGACATCGTCAGCACGATGAAGCCGCTGACCAAGCTGGCCCGGCAGATCGTCTCGGCACGCACCATTCCCACCATCGTCCGCGAGGCCTTCCGCGTGGCCCAAGAGGAGCGCCCCGGCCCGGTGCTGCTGGAGCTGCCCGAGGACATCGCGGCCACCGAGGTGGAAGGCGTTTCCCTCATTCCCACCCATGCGGTGGACCGGCCGATTGCCAGCCCGGAAGCGCTGGACCGTGCGGCCGAGATCATCCGCGGCGCGAAGCGGCCGCTGTTGATGATCGCCTCGGCGGCGTCGCGGCCGCAGTCCAGCGAGGCGCTGTCGGCCTTCGTGCAGCGCGCGGGCATCCCGTTCTTCACCACGCAGATGGGCAAGGGCGCAGTGGCCGGTGGCTCGGGCCTGTACATGGGCACGGCCGCATTGACCGAACGCGACTACGTGCACATGGCCATCGACCAGGCCGATGTGATCGTGACCATCGGCCATGAAGTGACCGAAAAGCCGCCGTTCGTCATGCGTCCGGGCGGCCCGACGGTCATCCATATCGGCTATTCGCAGGCGGCGGTGGAGCAGGTGTACTTCCCGCAGGTGGAGGTGATCGGTGATATCGGCCGCTCGCTGACCCAGCTGGCCGACCGCATTGAAGGCGGGGTGGCCCATGCCGATGCGCTGCTGCCCCTGCGTGCGACCATCCTGGAGCACCTGGCTGATCGTGCCGGGGAGGACGGGTTCACCCCGCAGCGCCTGGTCCATGACGTGCGCCAGGTGATGCCGCCGGACGGCATCGTGGCGCTGGACAACGGCATGTACAAGATCTGGTTCGCGCGGAACTACCGCACCCAGGTGGCCAACACGCTGCTGCTGGACAATGCGCTGGCGACCATGGGCGCGGGCCTGCCGTCGGCCATCATGGCTGCGATCCTGTATCCGCAACGGCGGGTGCTGGCGGTCTGTGGCGATGGCGGCTTCATGATGAACAGCCAGGAGCTGGAGACGGCGCGACGGCTTGGCCTGAATCTGGTGGTGCTGATCCTCAACGACGGCGCGTACGGGATGATCCGCTGGAAGCAGGCCGTGGACGGCTTCACCGATTACGGCATGACCTTCAGCAACCCGGATTTCGTGAAGTACGCCGAGGCCTACGGTTGCCGCGGGCACGAAGTGACTGCCATCGAGCAGTTCATTCCGGCCCTGGAAGCGGCCTTCCAGGAAGGCGGGGTGCACCTGGTGTCGGTGCCGGTGGATTATTCGGAGAACCAGCGGGTGCTGGTGGATGAACTGCGGCAGGCTTTCCCGGGGAGCGGCTGA
- a CDS encoding response regulator has translation MTSLLSRIRLRLSQRHDSEHGQQIVRIVLISLILAYVLLPAPRHDLPHDQYVGVLAIVLTGLSLSLLLFGWLLWKPGRSDPRRVLGMLADYGLIAAGMVQMGEPLSWVYIVVMWVTVGNGMRYGNNYLYVAVAMAMVSFGSTVALTPYWERNLRLAIGLWLGLAAVPLYFSTLLKQLTKAMAEARRASEAKSRFLANMSHEFRTPLNGLSGMTEVLATTRLDDEQRECLNTIQASSRSLLALVEEVLDISAIEAGKLRVVAEDFVLADVVQAIGLILLPQAKAKHLEYRVKVAANVPATLRGDVGHLRQILLNLAGNAVKFTDHGKVEVRVGLVHADTHGTVRLRFDIIDTGIGVPVAMRPRLFEAFEQADVSMARRHEGTGLGTTIAKGLVEAMGGEIGYLDNPPQGSHFWVELPFAPPQPVVPGAVPSVAVNDEVGTGGNVIAFADPFLRHRARVRSMQILVADDHEANRMVLQRLLQKAGHKVMCVDGGEAVLDALAESEYDAAIVDLHMPGMSGLDMLKELRVMQSGGGPRTPVLVLSADVTPEAIQRCTQAGAHAFLAKPVVAVRLLDTLAEIANNAQLKASAPPIVRTATSLDGVLDTGVLDELASLGMGDGFEREFIRQCLEDAESCLRKAEGDGEAGRWGAFREQSHAIKGVAGNLGLVRAANRAGELMRMADWQLKAEWRARLAVLQGAIKEGRQALDARAERKARGAADDMER, from the coding sequence GTGACATCGCTGCTGTCGCGGATCCGCCTGCGGCTGTCCCAGCGCCACGACAGCGAGCACGGACAGCAGATCGTCCGCATCGTCCTGATCAGCCTGATCCTGGCCTATGTGCTGCTGCCGGCGCCGCGCCACGATCTGCCGCACGACCAGTATGTGGGCGTGCTGGCCATCGTCCTCACCGGCCTGTCGTTGTCGCTGCTGCTGTTCGGCTGGCTGCTGTGGAAGCCGGGGCGCTCGGACCCGCGCCGCGTGCTGGGCATGCTGGCCGACTATGGGCTGATTGCCGCGGGCATGGTGCAGATGGGCGAGCCGCTGTCGTGGGTCTACATCGTGGTGATGTGGGTGACCGTCGGCAACGGCATGCGCTATGGCAACAACTACCTCTACGTCGCCGTGGCGATGGCGATGGTCAGCTTTGGCAGTACCGTGGCGCTGACGCCGTACTGGGAGCGCAACCTCCGTCTTGCGATCGGCCTGTGGCTGGGCCTGGCCGCCGTACCGTTGTACTTCTCGACGCTGCTGAAGCAGTTGACCAAGGCCATGGCCGAGGCACGGCGTGCCAGCGAGGCCAAGAGCCGGTTCCTGGCCAACATGAGCCACGAGTTCCGGACCCCGCTCAACGGTCTGAGCGGCATGACCGAAGTGCTCGCCACCACGCGCCTGGACGATGAGCAGCGCGAGTGCCTGAACACCATCCAGGCCTCGTCGCGCAGCCTGCTGGCGCTGGTCGAGGAGGTGCTGGACATCTCCGCCATCGAGGCCGGCAAGCTGCGGGTGGTCGCAGAGGATTTCGTCCTGGCCGACGTGGTCCAGGCCATCGGCCTGATCCTGCTGCCGCAGGCCAAGGCCAAGCATCTCGAGTACCGGGTCAAGGTGGCTGCGAACGTGCCCGCCACGCTGCGGGGCGATGTCGGCCATCTGCGGCAGATCCTGCTGAACCTGGCGGGCAACGCGGTCAAGTTCACCGACCACGGCAAGGTGGAAGTGCGGGTGGGTCTGGTCCATGCCGACACCCACGGCACGGTGCGCCTGCGCTTTGACATCATCGATACCGGCATCGGGGTGCCGGTGGCCATGCGTCCACGGCTGTTCGAGGCCTTCGAGCAGGCCGACGTCAGCATGGCCCGTCGCCACGAGGGCACCGGCCTGGGCACGACCATCGCCAAGGGCCTGGTGGAAGCGATGGGCGGTGAGATCGGCTATCTGGACAACCCGCCACAGGGCAGCCACTTCTGGGTGGAGCTGCCGTTCGCGCCGCCGCAGCCGGTGGTGCCGGGTGCGGTGCCGAGCGTGGCCGTCAACGACGAGGTGGGTACGGGCGGCAATGTGATTGCGTTCGCCGACCCGTTCCTGCGCCACCGCGCCCGCGTGCGCAGCATGCAGATCCTGGTGGCCGACGATCACGAAGCGAACCGCATGGTGCTGCAGCGGCTGCTGCAGAAGGCCGGGCACAAGGTGATGTGCGTCGACGGCGGCGAGGCGGTGCTGGATGCGCTGGCCGAGAGTGAGTACGACGCGGCGATCGTCGATCTGCACATGCCGGGCATGAGCGGGCTGGACATGCTGAAGGAACTGCGCGTGATGCAGTCCGGTGGTGGCCCGCGCACGCCGGTGCTGGTGCTCAGTGCGGATGTCACCCCCGAGGCGATCCAGCGCTGCACCCAGGCCGGTGCGCACGCGTTCCTGGCCAAGCCCGTCGTGGCCGTGCGCCTGCTGGATACCCTGGCCGAGATTGCCAACAACGCCCAGTTGAAGGCCTCGGCGCCGCCGATCGTGCGCACCGCCACCAGCCTTGATGGCGTGCTGGATACCGGCGTGCTGGATGAGCTGGCGTCGTTGGGCATGGGCGATGGCTTCGAGCGCGAGTTCATCCGCCAGTGCCTGGAAGACGCCGAGAGCTGCCTGCGCAAGGCGGAAGGCGATGGCGAGGCGGGGCGCTGGGGCGCTTTCCGTGAACAGTCGCATGCGATCAAGGGCGTGGCCGGCAACCTGGGCCTGGTGCGGGCCGCGAACCGCGCCGGTGAACTGATGCGGATGGCCGACTGGCAGCTCAAGGCAGAGTGGCGTGCACGCCTGGCCGTGCTGCAGGGCGCGATCAAGGAAGGGCGCCAGGCCCTGGACGCCCGCGCCGAGCGCAAGGCACGCGGCGCCGCCGACGACATGGAGCGGTAG
- a CDS encoding two-component system response regulator codes for MQGASVHSGGVSSQADLPVWSRRQAENALNIVIVDDQTSARTMLRHVIEDIAPELSVHDFGDPLTALAWCESNAVDLLLLDYRMPEMDGLEFARRFRRLPKHRDIPVILITVVGDEPIRQAALEAGVIDFLVKPIRPRELRARCYNLLQLRQQAENVKQRALSLEQRLLASMHEVEERERETLSRLARAIEFRDAGTSAYLERMARVAGLIAEQLGLPEEEVKLIEMAAPLHDMGKIAIPDAVLLKQGKLNDEELAIMRRHPRIGHELLSGSQNRFIQVGALIALRHHERYDGSGYPDGLVGDAIPLEARIVAVADVFDALISPRPYKEAWTMEATLAYLYAQRGRLFDPRCVDALLRGREPLEQICAEHSTASARPGMGA; via the coding sequence ATGCAAGGGGCCAGTGTGCACAGCGGCGGGGTATCCTCGCAGGCTGATCTTCCAGTGTGGTCGAGAAGGCAGGCAGAGAACGCCTTGAACATCGTCATCGTTGATGACCAGACGTCCGCAAGGACGATGCTGCGCCATGTCATTGAGGACATCGCGCCCGAATTGAGCGTGCATGATTTCGGTGATCCGCTCACCGCGCTTGCCTGGTGCGAATCCAACGCGGTCGATCTGCTGCTGCTGGACTACCGCATGCCGGAAATGGACGGGCTGGAATTTGCCCGCCGTTTCCGTCGCCTGCCCAAGCACCGCGACATCCCGGTCATCCTGATCACCGTGGTCGGCGACGAGCCGATCCGCCAGGCGGCACTGGAAGCGGGCGTCATCGATTTCCTGGTCAAGCCGATCCGGCCGCGCGAGCTGCGCGCGCGCTGCTACAACCTGCTGCAGCTGCGTCAGCAGGCCGAGAATGTGAAGCAACGCGCGCTGTCGCTGGAGCAGCGGCTGCTGGCCAGCATGCACGAGGTGGAAGAGCGCGAACGCGAGACCCTCTCACGGCTGGCGCGCGCCATCGAGTTCCGTGATGCCGGCACCAGCGCCTATCTCGAGCGCATGGCGCGCGTGGCCGGGCTGATCGCCGAACAGCTGGGACTGCCCGAGGAAGAGGTCAAGCTGATCGAGATGGCGGCGCCGCTGCATGACATGGGCAAGATCGCCATTCCCGATGCGGTGCTGCTGAAGCAGGGCAAGCTCAACGACGAGGAACTGGCGATCATGCGCCGGCATCCGCGCATCGGCCACGAGCTGCTCAGCGGCAGCCAGAACCGCTTCATCCAGGTCGGCGCGTTGATCGCGCTGCGCCACCACGAGCGCTACGACGGCAGTGGTTACCCGGATGGCCTGGTCGGCGACGCGATTCCGCTGGAAGCGCGCATCGTGGCGGTGGCCGATGTGTTCGATGCCCTGATTTCGCCGCGCCCCTACAAAGAGGCGTGGACGATGGAGGCGACCCTGGCGTACCTGTACGCCCAGCGTGGCCGCCTGTTCGACCCACGCTGCGTGGACGCGCTGCTGCGCGGCCGCGAGCCGCTGGAGCAGATCTGCGCCGAGCATTCCACCGCGTCGGCGCGGCCGGGGATGGGCGCGTGA
- the lysS gene encoding lysine--tRNA ligase has product MSEATDTPPVDENKLIAERREKLKALRGQGIAYPNDFRREDFAGQLQAEFADADTWTAEALEGNGRQVKMAGRLMAKRIMGKASFAQIQDESGRIQLFLQGGTLGDAYTAFKGWDVGDIIAVEGALTRTKTGELSVKAESIRLLTKSLRPLPDKWHGLADVEQRYRQRYVDLIVTPESRAVFIKRSKIIRAMRAWLDNRDFLEVETPMMHYIPGGAAAKPFTTHHNALDLDLYLRVAPELYLKRLTVGGLERVYEINRNFRNEGVSTRHNPEFTMMELYEAYATYNEIMDLTEGVIRDVATTVNGGTEVEWDGAKIDLGPAFRRWRMDEAVRHHNPEISAADCTDREALLRHCERLKIRVKPSYGWGKLLLEIFEATVEHTLIQPTFITDHPVEVSPLARANDNDPGYTDRFELFVNGKELANGFSELNDPEDQAQRFQAQVAAKEGGDDEAMHYDADYIRALEYGMAPTGGLGIGVDRLVMLLTGSSSIRDVLLFPYMRPEQ; this is encoded by the coding sequence ATGAGCGAAGCTACCGATACCCCCCCCGTCGACGAAAACAAGTTGATCGCCGAGCGCCGTGAGAAACTCAAAGCGCTGCGTGGGCAGGGCATCGCGTACCCCAACGACTTCCGTCGCGAGGACTTCGCCGGGCAGCTGCAGGCCGAATTCGCCGATGCCGACACCTGGACCGCCGAGGCACTGGAAGGCAACGGCCGCCAGGTGAAGATGGCCGGTCGCCTGATGGCCAAGCGGATCATGGGCAAGGCCAGTTTCGCGCAGATCCAGGACGAGTCCGGCCGCATCCAGCTGTTCCTGCAGGGCGGCACGCTGGGTGATGCCTACACCGCCTTCAAGGGCTGGGATGTGGGCGACATCATCGCGGTGGAAGGCGCGTTGACCCGTACCAAGACCGGCGAACTGTCGGTCAAGGCCGAGTCTATCCGCCTGCTGACCAAGTCGCTGCGCCCGCTGCCGGACAAGTGGCATGGCCTGGCCGACGTGGAGCAGCGCTACCGCCAGCGCTACGTCGACCTGATCGTGACCCCGGAGTCGCGCGCGGTCTTCATCAAGCGCTCCAAGATCATCCGCGCCATGCGCGCGTGGCTGGACAACCGCGACTTCCTGGAAGTCGAGACGCCGATGATGCATTACATCCCCGGCGGCGCGGCGGCCAAGCCGTTCACCACCCACCACAACGCGCTGGACCTGGACCTGTACCTGCGCGTGGCGCCGGAGCTGTACCTCAAGCGCCTGACCGTGGGCGGCCTGGAGCGGGTGTACGAAATCAACCGCAACTTCCGCAACGAAGGCGTCAGCACCCGCCACAACCCGGAATTCACCATGATGGAGCTGTACGAGGCCTATGCCACGTACAACGAGATCATGGACCTGACCGAGGGCGTGATCCGTGACGTGGCCACCACCGTCAACGGCGGCACCGAGGTGGAATGGGACGGCGCGAAGATCGACCTGGGCCCGGCGTTCCGCCGCTGGCGCATGGACGAGGCGGTGCGCCACCACAACCCGGAAATCTCCGCGGCCGACTGCACCGACCGCGAGGCGCTGCTGCGCCATTGCGAGCGCCTGAAGATCCGCGTCAAGCCGTCTTACGGCTGGGGCAAGCTGCTGCTGGAGATCTTCGAGGCCACCGTCGAGCACACCCTCATCCAGCCGACCTTCATCACCGATCACCCGGTGGAGGTTTCGCCGCTGGCCCGTGCCAACGACAACGATCCGGGCTACACCGACCGCTTCGAGCTGTTCGTCAACGGCAAGGAGCTGGCCAACGGCTTCTCGGAGCTGAACGATCCGGAAGACCAGGCGCAGCGCTTCCAGGCCCAGGTGGCGGCGAAGGAAGGCGGCGACGACGAGGCCATGCACTACGACGCCGACTACATCCGTGCGCTGGAGTACGGCATGGCGCCGACCGGTGGCCTGGGCATCGGCGTGGACCGCCTGGTGATGCTGCTGACCGGCAGCAGCTCGATCCGCGACGTGCTGCTGTTCCCCTACATGCGCCCCGAGCAGTAA